GCACATCGGGGCGGCTGAGGTCGGCGGCAATTTGGCGGTAGATTTGGTTTTCGAGATTGCTGCCAATAGCTTTTTGACGGAAACCGGCACGACTAATCGGCCCGAAGGTTACTTCTGAACCATCGCTGAGAATGGTTTTAAGTTCAAGAACATGTTGGCGGGTTGTGCCATAGACTATAGAGTAGGAACCGCAAGAATTGTTTCCCACCATTCCGCCAATCATAGCACGGCTTGAAGTAGAGGTGTTGGGTCCGAAAAACAGGCCAAAGGGTTGCAGGTAATAGTTCAGGTCGTTGCGAATAACACCGGGTTGAACCCGGACCCATTTTTCAGTTTCATTGACTTCGAGAATTTGATTAAAATGTTTAGACACATCAACCACTATACCACTGCCAACACATTGACCGGCTAAGGAAGTTCCGGCGGCACGAGGTATCAGGGAAGTATTGTAACGGTGGGCAAAGGCAATGAGATGTTGTATATCGGTATTGTCTTTGGGCAAGGCTACGGCCAAGGGAAGCTCCCGATAGACAGAAGCATCGGTGGCATAAAGTGAGCGCATGGTTTTGTCAAAATACAACTCTCCGTTCAATTGCTTTTGAAGTTGCAAGAGTGGTTTAGAGGTATTGAGTGGATTTCGGGGCATGATGATTTCGATAACTCCTGAATATTGAGTGCAAAAGTAGGTCGGTTTTGGTTGAGGAATTTGTTTGTGGTTGAATTTTATTTGTTGGGACCCGATAGGTTATTGGGTAATAAAGTCAGATTAAATCATCTGAACAATCATCTAACGTTATGGGCATACGCTTAAAGCCCCCAAAGAAAACTTGGGGGCTGTTTTGGTTTTTGTAATTGCAGGTTGTTTGCTTTATCGGTATATTAGCTCGATTTACTCCCGGGTATTACGCAGATTTTCGCGGATATCTTATTGGAAAGCAATGTAATTTGGAGAGTAAACTCTATCTAACCTCTTTTAAGACAGGTAAAACCAAAGGTTTAGAAAACAAGTTCAAGGTAAACAGTCGCATTATCGGGGTTCGTATCATCGGGTACTGATTCTACTTTAACCACATCGAAATATATAAAGAAGGCACTGTCATCAACCTTATCTGTTTCCTGCAAAGGGTCTGTTTCGGAATAGAGAATGGTAATATCATCGCCTTCAGCAGGTAAGGCATCGTAGGTATCTTCTATGCGCCAGGCTATCAGTTTACAGCAGTTGTCGGCCATTTCCTGCGGCATACCCGCTTCTTCAAAATTGGTAATAACGATGTTCATGATTTTGTTATGTTGTTGTGTTGCAAATATTACGAAACAGGTTATCGCAGTTTTATGCCAATCAGTCCAAGGTTGAGTTGCAAAAGGTTAAAATGGGCATTATTTGCGTTTTGTCCTTATTCACATCGGGCAGGTTTTAATTACTTTTGCTTTAAATGTGATAATAGGGTGATATCGAATGCAAAAGTAGCTGTTTTAAGTGCAAAGTCAATTTGTGGTGGCTTATTTTAATTTCTATATTCAGTATAAAGGAAAGTTTCTGGTGTTTGTGAGGTTAGTTCGATAATACGAATGTGTTACTAAAGAAAATTTTACCGGCCGGCTTTCATCATCAGTTGCTGCTTACAAAGAAAAAACAGGGTATCAATACAAAAACTGATGCCCTGTTTTTTTTAAAGGATAAAAATCTTGCTCCCTATCTTCGTCCCCATTTTACAGCTATCCCTGCTTTAGCGAGATGCAGGAGATAAATACCGGCAGGCAACTCCGATAGCTCAATATAGTTGCTTCCTTGTTGAAGTTGAATGGGTATGGAGAAAACCGGTTTGCCACTCATATCATACACAAAGAGATTGTCTGAGACAGGGAATTGAGCAGTAATAAAGAGCGTATTGCCAATTATATTCACCAATTCCGCTGAATTTGAAACTTCTGGAAAAGTTGCAGTTGAATTGATGCCATATTCATCGGCACCAATATCGGGAATCCCGTTGCGGATTTGCCCTTCAAAATCTGTGGTGATTCCGGGCAATACAACTCCGGCATCAATACAGGGGCTTCCGGCCTGAATATGTAATACCTCATCAAATAGCGGATTGGCTTGAAGGCTGTTGTTATCCTGGCCGGTTTGTGTTTGCCACTGTTCAAACGTGAGGTCTTCCCAAGTGATGTTGTCATTTAAAAAAACAGGGCTATTGCCATTTTTATAGTACAAATTGTTAGACCAGGTAACTGTTCCGCTCAAAGCGTTTTCTCTTACTCTCACCATTGGCATGGTGGAATTTTGGGTTTGGGTAAAGATATTGTTTTGGATAGACACGTTGTTATTGGGCGGGGTAGCTGTATAGCTGTCGCTCACCCATACATCGCTTGGGGCAATCATTAAGGCAGCGTAAACATCCGATTGGGCAGCATTGATGATGGTATTGTTCCACACCCGTGCATCTTTTGCGCCAAATATCCCAAGTCCCGCGTGTTGGGTGTTGATGATGTAGTTATTTTTCACCGTCCCGTTGATGTTTTCATAATAATCTGGGTTGTAATCGGTATCGAACCATTCGGCATCGGTATAAAAACCCAGATAAATTCCACCTTCACCGGCATCTTCTATCGTATTGTTTTCGATCAGACAGTTTCTGCCCCCGCCTTTTACATATATGCCTGTGGTAGCAGTATGGTGAATATAACAGTTGCGCACAATCATGTTGTTGGCGTTTACGTTGTCAATGCCTTCGGCGTTGTAATCGGCAGCAGCGCCCGGACCCACGCCGGTATAGCTTATCTGACAGTTTTCGATGGTGATGTTGTTGCTGGCAGGGGTGAGTTTAATGCCGTCACGTCCGGTATGATGTATATGGCAGTTGCGCACTGTAATGTTGCTCACTCCCCGCCTGTCGGCAAAGGGGATGCCATTATCCCAATCCCAGTTGCTTTCAAACTTAAGTCCATAATAGTACCCACCGGTTATTTCGAGGTTTTCAAGCAATCCCCCGGTTGTTTCAGGATCATTGTACCAAATACAACTGGCGATATCAGGATTTTCGGTGATGGCAATCAAACTCGCATATTCTCCCGGATAACTGCGAATGGTGAGGTTATTTTTGTTGATTCTAATTTCATGGCTGATATAAAAGCCTCCGCGAAGCTCAATAATATCTCCCGGATTGGCTTCTTCTATTGCGCGTGGGAGGGTAGCAAAAGGTTGGTTAATACTTCCGTTGCCGGTGTTGTCGTTTCCGGTAGTGGCTACGTAGAAGTTGGTTGCAAATGCAAATTTGGAAACCAAGAAAAAACCAATTAAGAAAATGAAGTGTTTCATAAAAATGGGTGATTGAATTTACTGAATGGTAATGTTTGTTAGTTTTGCAGAGTTTGTTTATTTTTGTAATTGTAAAACAGAAAATTATGGAAAATGCGGTTGTTCAAAGACACTACACTTTTGAAGAATACTGGGAAATGGAATTGCAATCTGAAATAAAACACGAATTTATTGACGGTCAAATTATAGCTATGCCCGGAGTTAAATTGAAACACAACAAAATCACACTTAAATTTTGCTTTGCTTTAATGTCGGCGTTAGAAAACAGCAACTTTGAAGTTTTTATGGAAAGCGTAAAACTCCAAATCGAGTCAAAAAAAGATTACACCTACCCCGATATTTGCGTTGCTTCTAAAGAGGGTATTAACCCTGATGATTTACTTATAACTAATGCTGTTTTGGTTGTAGAAGTATTATCGGAAGGAACTAAGTTGTATGATAAGGTTGATAAATTTTTGCGCTACAAAAAAATTCCGACATTACAATATTACGTGTTGGTGGATACAGATACCGTTTTTGTGGATGTTTACCGCAAACTACCCGACGGCGAACATTGGGAAGACGATATTTATACTCAACTATCTGATACCATCCCGCTGCCTATACTGGGCATACAATTAAATTTGACTGATATTTACGAGGGTATTTCGTTCTAAAATCCGTTCTGTTCCGTGCTAACTTAACCCATACATCCGCTTAATATCTTCCATCTCTTCAAAAGAGTTATCGGGAAAAATCAGTCCAAATTTTTCGTTTAATGCCATAATCGCATTGTTTTTCCGTTCTGATCCATCGGGATAGCCATTGTTTGGTGTCAGTTTGTGAAAAATTTCTTCCAGATACTCTTCAAAAGGCTGATTGAAATACATATCTATAAAACGCAGGGGTTTGTCAGAAACATTCCAAAAGGTATGCTTCAGCATTCGTGGCCGCAAGTGCCATCCTCCCGCATGAACTTCTACCACTTCATTGCCGACTAAAACATTTGCTGTGCCTTCAACCACATACATCAGTTCATCCAATTCTTTGTGATAGTGTGGAGGTGGTCCCATCAACTTAGGGCCAACAGCACATTCAACGTTTGAATACATTCCATTGGTCATAGCCGAGCGCACCCAAACTCTGATTTGCAAACCGTTGTTGTGCTCCAAAGGCGGCAGGGCGGGCAACAAAACCTGCTGAAAAGGGTTGTCTTTTGTGGTGATAACCGGCAAAAATGGCATTGAAAGTCCAAATGCCGATAGCATACTTGATTTAAGTAGAAAGTCTCTTCGTTCCATAGTTGCGTGATGATGGGTTGGTTAATTTTTAGTACCTGTCAGCATAGCTCTTATTTGCTGCAACTCGGCTTCCATTTTTTCGGTTTTTTGTTGCAGATGGGAAATGGTGGTGTTTTGAGTTTCTATCATTTGATTCAGTTCTTGTACGGCTTTTACCAACGGCACCACAAAGGCGGCATAACTAAGGGTGTAGTACTGGTTATCGGGATTATCGGGGGCTATTACCCCGTTAAACACATAACCCGTTTGTTGGGCGGCAGCTTCTACTTCCTGCGCTATAAATCCCGATTGAATTTCGCCGGCCCGTTGTTGAATAATTTCTTTCAGGTTGGTTTCGTATTCCTGGGCTTTATCTCCGTAAATAAAAGCATTTAGTTTGTGCATATCGGCAGTGTAGGTGATAGGGCGAAGAACGTTTATAAATGCTAAACCGACTACATTTTCCTGTACATTTATTTTAAAACGCCCATCGGACCAGTTGTTCCAATTGCTAAAACCGCCGCAAGTTGTGGTAGTATTGCCCAGTAAAGCCACATTGCTGTTGTTCGGAAACGAGGCATAACCTACCGCTACCGAATTGTTTAAACCGGCAACATTACCGCCAGAACTTACGCCTACCCCTGTATTGTAAAAACCGGTGCTATTGCCATACAGGGCATCATCTCCAATAGCTACATTGAGCTGTCCGCTTGTATTAGCGCCTAACGCACCAAAACCAATGGCTACATTGCCCGCACCATTGGTATTGGCATAAAGTGCAGCTATGCCCATAGCCGTATTGCCGGTTCCGGTTACATTATTGTATAATGCATGATAGCCAAATGCTGTATTTTGCCAGCCTGTTGTGTTGTTGAGCAATGCCTTACTTCCTACTGCCGTATTTTGTGTGCCTTCAAAAGTAGCATTGGAAGCAACGCCAAAGCCATTGTTATACAAGGTGCTATCGCCAACGGCGACATTATTGCTTCTGTTCACACTTCTGGACAAAGTGCTTACGCCTATGGCTACATTGCTGTAACCGGTGGTATTGCTTACTAAAGCTCCTCTTCCAAAAGCACTATTGTTATTTCCGGTTGTATTTTCCCAAAGTGCCCCAAATCCACCGGCGGTATTTCCTCGACCTGTTGTACTATAAAGCAGTGCATTGGTTCCAATAGCTGTGTTGAATTCACCTGTAGTGTTTGAGAAAAGTGCCTGAAAACCATTGGCAGTATTATAATTACCGGTTGTATTTTCCCGTAAAGCACCAGACCCTGTTGCCGAGTTGTAAACGCCGGTGGTATTTAGGGCAAGCGATTGATATCCAGTGGAAGTATTGTCAATGCCTGTGGTATTGTTAAAAAGAGAAAGTACCCCATTTGCAGTATTGGCATATCCACTTGTGTTGTTATGTAGCGACATATACCCGATAGCGGTGTTATCTCTGCCGATGGTATTGTAAAACAAACTCTTGCTGCCCAAGGCAGTATTGGCAGCACCGTGAAACAACTCGGTAGCATTTGTGCCGTTGTGAAACAAAGCGCTGTCGCCAACGGCTACCAAATTGCTGCGCTCGGTGTTTTGAAAAAGAGCATGTACTCCGATGGCGGTGTTAGAATTGCCCGATGTATTGGCTTGAAGCGCACTTCTACCGATTGCAGTATTATGATTAGCGTTGTTATTGTAAAGACTGTTGGTGCCGATGCTTACATTGTTGTTGCCTGATGTGTTGTTGATGAGGGCGTTTGTTCCAACTGCTTCGTTAAACACGCCTGAAGTAATATTGGGCAAGGCATTAACACCCCAGGCAGTATTTAAATCGCTCAATAGTCCGGCAGGAAGGTTGTTTACCCTGAACTGCAAGGGTTGTGCATCAGTTGTTCCGATAAAGTGGCTGGCAGGGTCTGTATTGGCAT
This is a stretch of genomic DNA from Sphingobacteriales bacterium. It encodes these proteins:
- a CDS encoding Uma2 family endonuclease, yielding MENAVVQRHYTFEEYWEMELQSEIKHEFIDGQIIAMPGVKLKHNKITLKFCFALMSALENSNFEVFMESVKLQIESKKDYTYPDICVASKEGINPDDLLITNAVLVVEVLSEGTKLYDKVDKFLRYKKIPTLQYYVLVDTDTVFVDVYRKLPDGEHWEDDIYTQLSDTIPLPILGIQLNLTDIYEGISF
- a CDS encoding right-handed parallel beta-helix repeat-containing protein gives rise to the protein MKHFIFLIGFFLVSKFAFATNFYVATTGNDNTGNGSINQPFATLPRAIEEANPGDIIELRGGFYISHEIRINKNNLTIRSYPGEYASLIAITENPDIASCIWYNDPETTGGLLENLEITGGYYYGLKFESNWDWDNGIPFADRRGVSNITVRNCHIHHTGRDGIKLTPASNNITIENCQISYTGVGPGAAADYNAEGIDNVNANNMIVRNCYIHHTATTGIYVKGGGRNCLIENNTIEDAGEGGIYLGFYTDAEWFDTDYNPDYYENINGTVKNNYIINTQHAGLGIFGAKDARVWNNTIINAAQSDVYAALMIAPSDVWVSDSYTATPPNNNVSIQNNIFTQTQNSTMPMVRVRENALSGTVTWSNNLYYKNGNSPVFLNDNITWEDLTFEQWQTQTGQDNNSLQANPLFDEVLHIQAGSPCIDAGVVLPGITTDFEGQIRNGIPDIGADEYGINSTATFPEVSNSAELVNIIGNTLFITAQFPVSDNLFVYDMSGKPVFSIPIQLQQGSNYIELSELPAGIYLLHLAKAGIAVKWGRR
- a CDS encoding cupin domain-containing protein — translated: MERRDFLLKSSMLSAFGLSMPFLPVITTKDNPFQQVLLPALPPLEHNNGLQIRVWVRSAMTNGMYSNVECAVGPKLMGPPPHYHKELDELMYVVEGTANVLVGNEVVEVHAGGWHLRPRMLKHTFWNVSDKPLRFIDMYFNQPFEEYLEEIFHKLTPNNGYPDGSERKNNAIMALNEKFGLIFPDNSFEEMEDIKRMYGLS
- a CDS encoding tail fiber domain-containing protein, producing the protein MRTILSTLSLFIAVSFQIFAQVPQGINYQAIVRNEAGQVITNQNVSFRLSVRQNEVSGTIQYQEEHNTTTNAHGLINLQIGNGNVLSGTFNDITWADGLPKYLQIELDPNGGTNYINMGVQQLTSVPYAMVAGSVLGGGSGWNLDGNANTDPASHFIGTTDAQPLQFRVNNLPAGLLSDLNTAWGVNALPNITSGVFNEAVGTNALINNTSGNNNVSIGTNSLYNNNANHNTAIGRSALQANTSGNSNTAIGVHALFQNTERSNLVAVGDSALFHNGTNATELFHGAANTALGSKSLFYNTIGRDNTAIGYMSLHNNTSGYANTANGVLSLFNNTTGIDNTSTGYQSLALNTTGVYNSATGSGALRENTTGNYNTANGFQALFSNTTGEFNTAIGTNALLYSTTGRGNTAGGFGALWENTTGNNNSAFGRGALVSNTTGYSNVAIGVSTLSRSVNRSNNVAVGDSTLYNNGFGVASNATFEGTQNTAVGSKALLNNTTGWQNTAFGYHALYNNVTGTGNTAMGIAALYANTNGAGNVAIGFGALGANTSGQLNVAIGDDALYGNSTGFYNTGVGVSSGGNVAGLNNSVAVGYASFPNNSNVALLGNTTTTCGGFSNWNNWSDGRFKINVQENVVGLAFINVLRPITYTADMHKLNAFIYGDKAQEYETNLKEIIQQRAGEIQSGFIAQEVEAAAQQTGYVFNGVIAPDNPDNQYYTLSYAAFVVPLVKAVQELNQMIETQNTTISHLQQKTEKMEAELQQIRAMLTGTKN